Genomic window (Sulfurospirillum tamanense):
CAAAGATAGCATTGGGGCGCATGAGCGCACGGACGCCAAAGGCCTCTTTGCCTCGCCCGCCCACACGGTGGTGACCACGCTCAAAGGAGGGTTTTTAAAGATTGAACGGGAACGCACGGGTACATTTTGGCGGATGAAACGCTGGTTAATGCGGCATTTTATAAATTAAGACGTTTTACAAAACGTTTGTAAAAAAAGGATAGGTAATGGCCAAAGTCATGTTGCGTGAGAGTGAAGGAAAATTGTTTTTTTATGTCGCTAAAAAAGACATGGAAGAGGTGGTCGAGTCCGTAGAATTTGACTCGGATGAAAAGTGGGGTGGTGAGATACGCCTTTCTAACGGACAGTTGTGGCACATCGAACCCGCCCCTAAGGTGCTACCCAATGAGGTAGTTGCAAGAAAATTAGCAGACGACTAATGTATAAGGAGTAAAAAATGGCTGCAATGATTACGGAGGAG
Coding sequences:
- the nifT gene encoding putative nitrogen fixation protein NifT codes for the protein MAKVMLRESEGKLFFYVAKKDMEEVVESVEFDSDEKWGGEIRLSNGQLWHIEPAPKVLPNEVVARKLADD